The DNA sequence CCGCGGATCGATATCCGCAAAGACGGGGCGGGCTCCCTGCAGCACGATGGCCTCCACCGTGGCGGCAAAGGTGAAGGGAGTGGTGATGACCTCGTCGTCCGGGCCGATCTCCAGGGCCATCAGGGCAATCCGCAGGGCGTCGGTGCCCGAGGCGCATCCCACGGCAAAGCGAACCCCCAGATAACGGCTCAAGTCGGACTCCAACTCGGCCACGGCCCGGCCCATGACAAAGTCGCAATCTTCCAGAACCTGTCGGACGGCGGCCTCGATGGGCTCCCTGAGGGTCCGGTGCTGGCGTTGCAGATCCACCATCCGGATGGGCGGCATGGCTGAAATCCTTTCCGAGTCGGCCCCTGTCTGAGAAGGCGGTCTCCGGTTCAATGCTAGAGAGATAAGGAGACGTTTCCAAGGCTTATTTTGTGGATTCCCCTTCCTCCCCATCCCCGCCGGAGATAACATCTGCAGGCAGCTTGGCGGTACCCGCCAACTCCACGGGACGCTCGACCAGAATGGAGGTTCCCATGTCCGCGACTTCTCCCCGAACGGCCAGTGGCTGCCCGCGTCTCTTCCGGACAATCCTCTCCCGGTTTCAAAGTCTTGTCCTGGCAGCCGCCGCCATAGCGGCGTTGGCGACGGGAGGATGCGGTCCCGGGGTTCTCCAGTCTGCCGACCCGGTCCGGGTGCTGAATCCCAAGGCCATCGGAAAAACCCAGCTGGTTTCGCAGCGGGTTCCCATCGGCATCCCCGAGGACTACAAGCCCTGCATCGCCCGCTTGCCCGACGGTGAATTGCTGCTGGTGGCCTTCCACGCGCCCCGGGAGGGAGGCGTCCCTGAAGAGTACGCCTTCCTGTACCGCTCCGAAGACGGAGGCCGCAACTGGTCGCGCCGCCGCAGACTGGAGGTGCTGGGACGGGAACCCTATCTGTCGGTCACCTCTGACGGCACCGTTTTCCTCAGCACCCATCTCCTGTCCAGGGCCCGTGGCAACCGGGAAGGCTACACCCAGAGCTTTCTCTACCGTTCAACCGACGGAGGAGACCGGTGGGAGGGTCAGCGCATCGGCTTCCAGGACCTGGAGGGAATGGAGGGGCCGGGTACCGTGGTGACCGGCCGCAACGTTCTGGAACTGGAGAGTGGAGAACTGGTCTTCGCGGTCGGGGGCAAGGGGGGGCACGAATTCCTCTGGAGGTCAAATGACGGCGGAAAGACCTGGGACCAGTCCCTGGCCTGCCGCTTTGGAGGCGTGGACCAGAGCGCCCTGCCCTTTCCTATCCTGGGCGAGGCCTTTCTCTGGCAGGCCCCCAACGGCGACCTGCTGGCCATCTGCCGCATCACTCCCAAGTACTTTCCCCCCTTGCCGGGAACGGAAATTCCCGGGGAGACGATCGACCATTTCGAGAGGATGGTCCTCTACCGCTCCCAGGACGGCGGTCATCACTGGTCGCTGGAGGAGTTCGGCAGCTACTACGGAGAGATGTACCCCGCCCTGATGCGCTTGCAGGACAGCCGCCTGCTGTTCACCTTCACCATGAGGGCGGCCGTGCCTCCCAACATCCCGCCCCTGGGCGTTCGAGCGGTGTTGGGCCGGGAAGTCGCGGAGGGCTTCCAATTGGACTTCCGCAATGACCGTATCGTTCTGGACGCCAAGAACCCCGTCGGCATGCTCAGTGGCGGGGGGTTCGGACCTACGGTGCAAGTCGAGGACGGAACGCTGGTCACCAGCTACTCCTACCGCACCCCGGACGAGAAAACTCACCTGGAAATCGTCCGCTGGCGGTTGCCGGAGGCGGCGAAATAGGCACCATCCTCAATACCGGCCGTACTTGGCCAGGGCCTTGAGCATGGACTTGGTCTCCTTGATCAAGGGAATCATGGCGCTCTCCTTCTCGTCGTATTCCCGGATCAGGGCCAGCACGTCCTCGGCCCTGTCGGCGGGTACCACCACCACGCCGTCGCTGTCCCCCACGATGTAGTCGCCCGGCCTCACCGGGACACCGGCGCAGATCACGGGTTCCTGCATGGAAACGCTCACGTAGCGCCCGACCACCGTGGCCGGGCTGACCGCCCGGCTGTAGACCGGGAAGCCGATGCGTTCGATCTCCTCGATGTCCCTGGCGGCTCCGTCGATCACCGCTCCTGCCAGACCCCGGACGGTGGCGGTGGTGGCCATGAGGTTGCCGATGCCGGAAACGTGCAGGCCATTTTCCAGGACGTAGACCAGAACGCTCCCCGCGGGAGCCTCGTCCAGCACCTGCAGGTGGTAGTTGGGGTACTTGCGTTTGTCGGTGGTCAGGATCGGCCTCAACAGCGCCGTCGCCGCCGGACCCACCACCTTGGCCCGGAAGATGGGCTTCATGTCGTGGCTCATGAATCCGGCCCGACCGGTAGTCGTCTCGATGGCATCCGCCAGGTTGCCGGTGCTGGCCTTCTTGAGCGCCTCGATGATCTGGGCCTGAGTGAGGCTTTCGGCTCCCGGCTGCGCGGCCGCTCCCGAAGCAGGGCCGAGACGTGACAGCAGAATGATAACCAGGCAAAGTCCGATTGCTAGCGTCGCGAACAACGCGCTTGAACGTTTCATGGGAACTCCTCTCCTTGGAATCAACGCGCTTGGGGTAGGTTATCGCGTTATCGTTATCCGCGACTGTAAGGTAGTGGAAATTGAATGGAACCCTAAAATGTGCGAGAAAGCTTGGTGAGTAGCTTTACATACATTCTAAGTCATAGTGTCGACAGGAGTTCCTTGTAGCGTATGACTACCCGCAACAGATTGATAGGTGCATTCGTGCTCAAGAAATTTCCGAAGTGCTTCCAAGTCAACCTTGCCTTCGTTCAGGTCTGATCCTGGGATCATAATAGATAGTTTTTCGGTTAGCTTGCCTTCACGAGATGACGCAACAAAAGAACGAATTAAATGCTGCACAAGCTTCTCTTTCGGAGTATTAATTCGTGAGAAACCTGACCCGAGGATCGGACAAACTAGATTCTCCATCCCCCCCCTTTCTCTTAGCTGACTCCACATGATTGGAAGAGCATCTAGCAGTTCATCTAGTGTCGATTGTGCCACGCGGTTGTTATTTAGAGACGCGATAGAAACAAAATACGCTTTCCTATTCTTCAATATCACCGGGCAAACTGTGCCGCGTCCGTAGGAATTCCGCTTGCCGAATCTCTTACTTGTCACCGGCAACTCAGATTGTATTGGTATATCTGTTAACGATTCGTTCAATTGAGTGTCAAGTTCCCTAACATCGTGTGCAAATCTCAGCGTAAACTGACCTTGAATACTTTTCTCAGAAATCGTGTGGTCTTCCATTGATGTGTCAAAGGTCGTATTGCTACCGATGATGAATGCCCCTTCTCTCTTGAACATATCTCCAACACGCAATTCCACAATAATATCTGTGTCTGATATGAGAGAGCTTGGAAATCTCTGTCTTGAGTTCCACCCGGCGTGTAGGCTCGTGGCCGAGGGGACTACGAACCAAGCTTGTTCTAGAATTTTCAAGAGTAGAATGTTGTCAGGAACAAGCCAAGATAACATTCTCTGCAAGCTAAGCCAGATTCCCAATCCATAGAAAATCCCACCAAAAAAGGGGCCAATGGATGGCCTTATCCACCAATAAATCGTTTTAAATGATGGCATGTTAAAAGCTTTCAAAGATTGAGCTCTTGGTAAACAGAGTCTGTGTAGTAATACGCATCAGATTCTCCACGCTTCTTGAGTTCTCGATGCCTGTGAGGCCAGTCCTGTAGGGCATACTGGAGAATCTTAGAATTGAAACTAATGTGTATTGCGAGTTGGTCTCGAATTACTGGTGGACAACGATCTTTGTCAAGAGATCGTTTTTTATTTAGATTCACCCCAATGATAGGTAGTCCAAGCACTACCGCCTGTTCCAACTCCCACCTTACGAACTTATATAAGTACCTAGTCTGCGATCCGATTAGCGACACGACTATCTTTGAGTTTAGTAGCCGTACCCTTAGTCGTCTCTTTATTGTTTGTTCACTACTTGTGTCACGGGCAACGTTTAAGTCGTGAGCATCATGAAAATTAAAACTCGAATAGTCGCTTTGCTTCCACGCTTTCATTAGCCGGTAGTAGCGAATGTCGTTATCTCCGTCAAACGACACAAAGATTTTATTGCGATAGGCCATTGCTTATGCTCCTTCGTGGCGATGGATTGCGGCGCTTCCCCCATTTAGGTCCAGTTCGAAAGTAAGGATATTGATTCAATTATCCCTTCCATCGCGTCTAGGGGAAAGTGGAATATATGGAGAATTTTTCACGGTCTAGCAGCAACACAGCCTGTATCTCCCGACAGACGAAACTGCCCCGGAGTGAAATACACTAACGCACTGTGGGACGCTCCCGGTTGTAGTGAATCCGCCAAGCCTCTATGTTGCGCCGGCTTCCAGATCAACAAACCAGTACACCCTCAGACACGCATCCCGGAAATTGGCGTTGAAGCTTTCCATTAGCCCATCTTCAACAACAAATGGATGTTGCCAGATCTACGATTCGGAATACTTTCATGTGGAGGATCCTCCTTCAGGGCCGGACTTGGCGGGGGAACCTATTCACGCTGAGGCAGGTTCAGGATCATGCCTATACTGACTGCATACTTGGACGAGAGCGGACACGTAAGGGATCCAAAACTAAATTTTGTGGGAATGGCTGGGTTTGTTGCACCTGCT is a window from the Acidobacteriota bacterium genome containing:
- a CDS encoding sialidase family protein, coding for MSATSPRTASGCPRLFRTILSRFQSLVLAAAAIAALATGGCGPGVLQSADPVRVLNPKAIGKTQLVSQRVPIGIPEDYKPCIARLPDGELLLVAFHAPREGGVPEEYAFLYRSEDGGRNWSRRRRLEVLGREPYLSVTSDGTVFLSTHLLSRARGNREGYTQSFLYRSTDGGDRWEGQRIGFQDLEGMEGPGTVVTGRNVLELESGELVFAVGGKGGHEFLWRSNDGGKTWDQSLACRFGGVDQSALPFPILGEAFLWQAPNGDLLAICRITPKYFPPLPGTEIPGETIDHFERMVLYRSQDGGHHWSLEEFGSYYGEMYPALMRLQDSRLLFTFTMRAAVPPNIPPLGVRAVLGREVAEGFQLDFRNDRIVLDAKNPVGMLSGGGFGPTVQVEDGTLVTSYSYRTPDEKTHLEIVRWRLPEAAK
- a CDS encoding RraA family protein; its protein translation is MKRSSALFATLAIGLCLVIILLSRLGPASGAAAQPGAESLTQAQIIEALKKASTGNLADAIETTTGRAGFMSHDMKPIFRAKVVGPAATALLRPILTTDKRKYPNYHLQVLDEAPAGSVLVYVLENGLHVSGIGNLMATTATVRGLAGAVIDGAARDIEEIERIGFPVYSRAVSPATVVGRYVSVSMQEPVICAGVPVRPGDYIVGDSDGVVVVPADRAEDVLALIREYDEKESAMIPLIKETKSMLKALAKYGRY
- a CDS encoding DUF6430 domain-containing protein — protein: MPSFKTIYWWIRPSIGPFFGGIFYGLGIWLSLQRMLSWLVPDNILLLKILEQAWFVVPSATSLHAGWNSRQRFPSSLISDTDIIVELRVGDMFKREGAFIIGSNTTFDTSMEDHTISEKSIQGQFTLRFAHDVRELDTQLNESLTDIPIQSELPVTSKRFGKRNSYGRGTVCPVILKNRKAYFVSIASLNNNRVAQSTLDELLDALPIMWSQLRERGGMENLVCPILGSGFSRINTPKEKLVQHLIRSFVASSREGKLTEKLSIMIPGSDLNEGKVDLEALRKFLEHECTYQSVAGSHTLQGTPVDTMT
- a CDS encoding TIR domain-containing protein, with protein sequence MAYRNKIFVSFDGDNDIRYYRLMKAWKQSDYSSFNFHDAHDLNVARDTSSEQTIKRRLRVRLLNSKIVVSLIGSQTRYLYKFVRWELEQAVVLGLPIIGVNLNKKRSLDKDRCPPVIRDQLAIHISFNSKILQYALQDWPHRHRELKKRGESDAYYYTDSVYQELNL